One stretch of Bactrocera tryoni isolate S06 unplaced genomic scaffold, CSIRO_BtryS06_freeze2 scaffold_7, whole genome shotgun sequence DNA includes these proteins:
- the LOC120781678 gene encoding putative nuclease HARBI1 gives MVVSVVAPHVKESSIPARLQLAATLRFLAEGGFQKSVGKDVGVAMGRSTIAKVLKRLLNVLEKYICPRWIKLNMTEAEIAASKQHFLQNFGIPGVVGCVDGTHFRITKPHKDPSLFYNRKGYFSINAMIICDYNMTIRAIDARRPGSSHDALIWSVSRAQEYFQRNYEGGERGCWLLGDAGYALQPYLLTPFRDPSVATPQHTFNQRHSSARNIIERTIGVLKSRFRCLSRLLQYQPQKVVQMTNVCCALHNICKYYKVQELVEFASGDD, from the exons ATGGTGGTAAGCGTCGTAGCTCCGCATGTCAAGGAAAGTAGCATCCCGGCACGACTGCAGTTGGCGGCCACACTAAGATTTTTAGCCGAAGGTGGCTTTCAAAAATCAGTAGGGAAGGATGTTGGTGTTGCAATGGGTCGCAGTACAATTGCGAAAGTTCTTAAGCGGCTGCTtaatgttttagaaaaatacatttgtccACGATGGATTAAACTTAATATGACGGAGGCCGAAATAGCCGcatcaaaacaacattttttacaaaacttcgGCATACCTGGCGTGGTTGGATGTGTAGACGGAACACATTTTCGGATAACAAAGCCACATAAAGATCCAAGCCTTTTCTACAACCGAAAAGGATATTTCAGCATCAACGCAATGATT atTTGTGACTACAATATGACAATAAGAGCAATAGATGCCCGTCGCCCTGGTTCAAGCCATGACGCTTTAATATGGAGTGTGAGCAGAGCTCAAGAGTATTTCCAACGCAACTACGAAGGCGGTGAACGTGGCTGTTGGCTTTTGGGTGATGCTGGATACGCATTGCAACCATATTTGCTAACTCCGTTTAGAGATCCAAGTGTTGCAACACCACAACATACTTTTAATCAAAGACACTCTTCGGCAAGGAATATTATAGAAAGAACGATAGGTGTTTTAAAAAGCCGATTTAGATGTCTTTCTCGTCTCCTACAGTACCAACCTCAAAAAGTAGTGCAGATGACAAATGTTTGCTGCGCTTTgcataatatttgcaaatactATAAAGTGCAAGAATTGGTAGAGTTTGCCTCAGGAGATgattaa
- the LOC120781496 gene encoding uncharacterized protein LOC120781496 produces the protein MGKHKNAEQDAIIIQFMEAHKDIARGFVKGDKVKSDALWKQFAAELNKHGPPEKDISGWKKVWMDWKSFIRKKFAHNNSEARATGGGPFNKHTLTATEDKIAQLCGIFTVVGVIEKTADFGAPQNSEEMTGNSSEDEDAELPCRSSAVLSTPSRRRQIGLSDCLKANVNEQTVAMKTLAHGLEENVDATREVSAGLKNLKSIT, from the exons AT GGGAAAACATAAGAATGCAGAGCAGGATGCAATAATTATCCAATTCATGGAAGCCCATAAAGACATCGCCCGTGGCTTTGTAAAAGGCGATAAAGTCAAAAGCGATGCGCTTTGGAAGCAGTTTGCAGCGGAGCTTAACAAACATGGCCCACCAGAAAAAGATATTTCCGGCTGGAAAAAG GTTTGGATGGATTGGAAGTCCTTTATCAGGAAAAAATTTGCCCACAATAATTCCGAAGCTAGAGCAACTGGGGGAGGGCCGTTTAACAAGCACACGTTAACAGCAACAGAAGATAAAATTGCCCAGTTGTGTGGCATATTTACCGTTGTGGGCGTCATCGAAAAAACGGCTGACTTTGGTGCTCCTCAAAATTCTGAGGAGATGACAGGCAATTCAAGCGAGGATGAAGACGCAGAATTGCCATGTAGAAGCAGTGCCGTCCTCTCAACGCCATCTCGCAGACGCCAGATTGGGCTGTCTGACTGCCTTAAGGCAAATGTTAATGAGCAGACTGTGGCCATGAAAACCCTTGCGCATGGGCTAGAGGAAAATGTTGACGCCACGAGGGAAGTTAGTGCGGGCCTTAAAAACTTGAAATCCATTACTTAA